From Xyrauchen texanus isolate HMW12.3.18 chromosome 15, RBS_HiC_50CHRs, whole genome shotgun sequence:
AAATGAGAGCCAGATAACGTAAACTTTTGAAATGGTCCATTATTATGGCAGCAATGTTATTACATTTCAGTCACATTTTAATgtagacatttttattaaatgcatttatacaCCGGGCTTGCAAGCCTACTTATACGGGTCGAGTAATCCCAGAAAACTTGCGGTATTAATAATCTTAAATTGTAATTTCCACCtccactttttaaacactgacagataattccaaatgatgtCCTTCATTTTGATAGCTAAAACGTAACCATTTTTACCATTGCtcctcaaatttcattttaactATCTTTACTGTCCTTGATACGTGAAGCTTCTATATCTCCTTCAGTGTGCTTGAGTGCAAAAGCAACACAACTGAGGTGATGAGGGTAACGGAACATGCATTGCTAAACAGTCTCGTCCCAACGGTTTGATTCGTTTAATTGCTCTTTGCAATAATTTTTGCTTGTTCTGTATGTGAACATTTACATGGTAAAATGTCCACAGCGCAGTTCCCTCATagtctaaaaattttaatttcactTTAGCGTAATTCCAAACATACGCAAATACAGTGGACAGTTAATGGACTGATACATTTTCCATATAACAAGTGCAACTGCAGTCATGTGATCGACAAAAAATCTTACCCGTGATTTAATTGACATCCGAACGCATGAGTTTTATCACAGAAgccataaaaatgtacttttacagacGTCACCCTGAGAAACAATTGCCATAGGGTACTACCATAAACAGAATAAATACTTGACTATTTAAATATTATgatcatgaaaataatatcacaaaaaataataataataatattatatatatatatatatatatacacacatacactcacctaaaggattattaggaacacctgttcaatttctcattaatgcaattatctaatcaaccaatcacatggcagttgcttcaatgcatttaggggtgtggtcctggtcaagacaatctcctgaactccaaactgaatgtcagaatgggaaagaaaggtgatttaagcaattttgagcgtggcatggttgttggtgccagacgggccggtctgagtatttcacaatctgctcagttactgggattttcacgcacaaccatttctagggtttacaaagaatggtgtgaaaagggaaaaacatccagtatgcggcagtcctgtgggctgaaaatgccttgttgatgctagaggtcagaggagaatgggccgactgattcaagctgatagaagagcaactttgcctgaaataaccactcgttacaaccgaggtatgcagcaaagcatttgtgaagtcacaacacgcacaaccttgaggcggatgggctacaacagcagaagaccccaccgggtaccactcatctccactacaaataggaaaaagaggctacaatttgcaagagctcaccaaaattggacagttgaagactggaaaaatgttgcctggtctgatgagtctcgatttctgttgagacattcagatggtagagtcagaatttggcgtaaacagaatgagaccatggatccatcatgccttgttaccactgtgcaggctggtggtggtggtggtgtaatggtgtgggggatgttttcttggcacagtttaggccccttagtgccaattgggcatcgtttaaatgccacggcctacctgagcattgtttctgaccatgtccatccctttatggccaccatgtacccatcctctgatggctacttccagcaggataatgcaccgtcacaaagctcgaatcatttcaaattggtttcttgaacatgacaatgagttcactgtactaaaatggcccccagtcaccagatctcaacccaatagagcatctttgggatgtggtggaacgggagctttgtgccctggatgtgcatgccacaaatctccatcaactgcaagatgctatcctatcaatatgggccaacatttctaaagaatgctttcagcaccttgttgaatcaatgccacgtagaattaaggcagttctgaaggtgaaagggggtcaaacacagtattagtatggtgttcctaataatcctttaggtgagtgtatatatattttaaactcagtgatggttcactcaaaaatgaaaattcatcatttactcaccctcatgccatcagagatgtgtatgacttctgccaaacacaaagattttttgaaaaattatctcagctctgtaggtcctttaaTCCAAGTGAATGTgacaaaatttgaagctccaaaaagcacatcaaggttaaatctgttctcaaccaaaatcgattggatcgcttcagaagacatggattaaaccacaggagtcttcAGGGttactgcctttgtgctttttggagcttcaaatttttggtcaccattcacgagTATTGTATGTAcaaacagagtggagatattctaaAACTCAGTTGtgtagtgttcagcagaagaaaaagtcatacacatctgggatggcataagggtgcgtaaatgagaattttcatttttgggtgaacaattccctCAACAGTACTAAAAATAGGCTTTCTGATTccttaatgtatttatttcccttttcatttgattttagggtgaaatatcaCCAAGACAAATGCTTGTCAGGCGTCATGAGGTTCACCCATTACTCACTCCTTATGACACTCACCTCCTTCCTCCTCTCTTCTTCCTCTGTCCATCTAGGGGTGCTGGAAGAGGCTTTACCTGCTTGACTGGTGGGGGCTCCTGCCATTTATCAAACTTTCGCTCAATCTCCTCTTTCAGGTCGTAGCCAACCTGAACACAAACGCAATCACTATAATTCAAGCTTTTTGAAACTTTTAAAGTGTAAAAGACCATCTACAACAAAGATTGAGACTATCTTTATAATTATCATCTGAAAGGAGTAGATTGTAGAGTGATATTTAGAGTAATGATGTATTCACCTTGCCATCTGCACTCTCATGGAAACTGTCCACACGAGCTGCCAGAGTGCATTTAGCTGAAACCAGACGAGCAGCTTTTCTCCTCAGATCCTGGAAAAAATCATCAAGAATTACATTATTCTGAATCACAACtcaatcacaaaaataaaatgcaaaaaggttgATGCTCACTGGAGGCAGAGTCTGTACTACGTCACAGTGGTAGATGTAGCCAGTGTGGGGCAGAAGGGAAGTGCTGCTGAATCCAGAAAGAGTCCTCCGCTGAGCTCCCAGCAACATCAGATTACACGCAGGCATCTTGGACAGGTTAGTCAGCCCACCAGCAATACCTGAAATGACAGAGAGATTAAGTTTACATGTGGTTGCAAAAAATTACTACTTTTACTGAGAGATTAAGTAAATGGCTGTACTGAAATAAAGTACTTTTGATCTACTTTTCTGTTCTCACCCATGATCTTAGCAGCAGTTGATGCTCCAACTATTATTGAAAGATTAGGAGCAATGAACGACATTCTGGATTCCACATATTCATAGATCCTATGTTTTGATTGGTTGAGCTCTAGGGCTATGTCACATGCCTCCTCCAATCGTTGGAGTTCGTCATCCCCAAGCATCGTCCTGCCAAAAtccaatcaaccaatcagaaaTGCAGGAAAATAATATACCTAATAAACCAATATACCCCCCAAACAAATTCTCTTATAAACTCATACCAAGTCTTGACAGactaaagggatacttcacccaaaaatgaaaactatcatttactcaccctcatgccgtccaagatgtgtttgactttcctaCTGCTGAAcacagagttttagaagaatatcacagctcagTTGGttctaacaatgcaagtgaatggtggccagaactttgaagctccaaaaaacgcataaaggcagcataacagtgaCATAACAGTCtcatgactacagtggttaattCTATGTCTTAATaagcaatatgatgggtgtgggtgagaaacatacatattcaagtgtttttgtaccataaatctacactttcacattttgaaactgaaagtggagattttaatattgatcggtttctcatccacacctatcatatcacttctgatgatttggatttaaccactggagttgtatagataatttttatgtggcctttatgccatttttggggcttcaaaaaggtctggtcaccattcacttgcattgtaaggtccgtcagagctgtgatattcttctaaaactctgtgTTCAGCAGtaggaaagtcaaacacatcttggacggcatgagggtgagtaaatgatgataattttcatttttgtgcgaattatccctttaaggcaaatgcggaaaacatttgtaaatgaaaAGTCATGGCATGCCAGGTTCTTTATGACAGCAATAAAATTGCAGTAGCACATAGACAAAAACTCATAATAACTCATTAAAATATGCAAGAGAAAAACAAATCCTACAGTCCATCGGAAGTccagtaaatgtatattttagtatCCAAGCAGTAAGTACATCTGTACACTCACCCTTGTGTGGTTGAGGCTGTGACACTGACCACCATGATGGTGGCATTGGTCAGGATCTGCTGGAGGGtctcattatttttgcatttttcaagATTGTTGCCCAGCTCCTGAAGACCCACAAAAgaccaaaacacacaaatataggCTACATGTTAAACcaaactgatgaaaaattactgatAAAAGGATATAACTCATTACAACACTATTCAACACTACAGGGAAAACCTGTTCAAAAAGGCTCAGCCCCTAAAAGGCTTTGATCATACAGCGATGTACATGTATGCTCCTAAAGACTTGGTTTGGGTTTCTACATACCTTAACCGTTCTGATATAGTCTAATGCATTTGGCACCAGAGACTCAAGTTCTGGAAACCTTTTGGAGTACTTGTCACGAACAAATTTGTGAATGATATCTGaggaggaaagaaaaaaatatgtagtGAGGTTCCaatgataacataattttcaCTTTTAGGTGAACAATcgctttaattaaaaaatatacagaaATCTCACTAAGTTCATTATCTATTTCCACTGTCAGATTGTTGGCGGCAACAATGAGTCTGTACTCTGGGTCTGCCTCAACAGGTCCAgacactgaaaaaagtggaaaaacAAAGGCAATTAGTAAAATGAATATTATCAACATGCATTTATAAAAAATcataagaaataagaaaaaacagGCTCACACTTACCTTCTGAATTCTTCTGTTGATTTCCAACATATTGACTAACTTTATCCATGATTTCAGCAAACTGTGGAAAGTCAATTCAAAAAGTTAGTATAACACTCCAGGAAGCCTTTCAAGCATCCTGTTACAATGAGAAATCATTATGAGTAAAACAATAAGCTCACTGGTTTGCTGTGTCTTAGTTTAGCTATGGATGTGACACTCTCCGTCCCACTGTAATCCACCTCCATCTCCTCCGGTATGTCCTCCAGACCCCTAACAGTTTGACTCTCCCCGGGCTCCCCATCACTATCACCGCCATCCCCACCGGCATACAGCCCGTCTTCTTCATCTCCTGCCTCCTCCAAATCCGCTAGCAGCTCGTCTGCTAAAGACATCTGAGAATACAGAGAGAAAGACACTCTCAGACCAAAAGGAACTCACTAAGGTAAACAAAAACTCAAGCTTATGAACGACCGTGCAACAGCAACGCAACACGAGCCGCCTGAAACCAACAAACACAAAGAACACGATTATTTCAAGAAAATGTAGGTATGTGCTCAAAGGTTAGTCATACTTattatataaatttaaataagTGGAGCATTTTTTGGTGCATTTAAAGAGATGAGACACGTCTGTTCTACAGTTCTTGCTAAGATCTTGAAACTACGTTTCAGAGATAAATTAAAAGATGAAATTCTTTAAACTTACATTTTTAGAGAGTTCTTTGTCTTCACACCTCAAAAGAAAATGTCAATAATTCAAAAAGAACCAACGATATTTTAACGTGCGCACACCAAACAACGCACTTATAACGTTGAAGTCGCAGATTGAGGGCGTCACTTCTTTCGCAGCAAAGGCTTCTGGGAATTATAGTCTTTATGAACGTTGTTATGCGTTCTAATAGCATGCAAATCACATCTCCAGTTACTATTATAGAAATACGCGCTACTTATGTAATTAATTGCATGAATTAATATTGCATAAAACGTAAAAAT
This genomic window contains:
- the prpf31 gene encoding U4/U6 small nuclear ribonucleoprotein Prp31, whose protein sequence is MSLADELLADLEEAGDEEDGLYAGGDGGDSDGEPGESQTVRGLEDIPEEMEVDYSGTESVTSIAKLRHSKPFAEIMDKVSQYVGNQQKNSEVSGPVEADPEYRLIVAANNLTVEIDNELNIIHKFVRDKYSKRFPELESLVPNALDYIRTVKELGNNLEKCKNNETLQQILTNATIMVVSVTASTTQGTMLGDDELQRLEEACDIALELNQSKHRIYEYVESRMSFIAPNLSIIVGASTAAKIMGIAGGLTNLSKMPACNLMLLGAQRRTLSGFSSTSLLPHTGYIYHCDVVQTLPPDLRRKAARLVSAKCTLAARVDSFHESADGKVGYDLKEEIERKFDKWQEPPPVKQVKPLPAPLDGQRKKRGGRRYRKMKERLGLTEIRKHANRMTFAEIEDDAYQEDLGFSLGQLGKSGSGRVRQAQVNDSTKARISKSLQRTLQKQSMTYGGKSTVRDRSSGTSSSVAFTPLQGLEIVNPQAAEKKVAEANQKYFSNMAEFLKVKREKDDKV